Proteins found in one Mangifera indica cultivar Alphonso chromosome 15, CATAS_Mindica_2.1, whole genome shotgun sequence genomic segment:
- the LOC123198217 gene encoding small polypeptide DEVIL 3-like — translation MEMRRSNATSSVKESKKKVSCRRLGGYLKQQKGRVYIIRRCVVMLLCWHD, via the coding sequence ATGGAGATGAGAAGAAGCAATGCGACGTCGTCGGTGAAAGAGTCGAAGAAGAAGGTGTCATGCAGGCGGCTTGGAGGGTATCTTAAACAACAGAAAGGAAGGGTATACATTATCAGAAGATGCGTAGTGATGCTCCTTTGCTGGCATGACTAA